In a genomic window of Pangasianodon hypophthalmus isolate fPanHyp1 chromosome 19, fPanHyp1.pri, whole genome shotgun sequence:
- the LOC113545194 gene encoding lymphocyte expansion molecule yields the protein MEEIRFQEAPFRTQSARCDVPGVHPANRRVGTYTQIPHCKRMISDLKTRIGPGTYKITSFTEELEKKPGSLRGICETREKRFKDCQSFTPGPGTYGKGGIPSAALEEKERMSVGICPSMGHANQHRFDTNTMGSGLGPGIYNLKSSTELILSRRVSKRGPYDLSTGNGNFFTATKWVGPDPGKYPKELPKFGEELQKPEKKKHGVFGSREKYPAIPTERIYLSTLSQCPRTATSPGPGWYNITPMTLKYRSGSGKQAPFLSTAPRMSKRTEKLKNKNHNPIGPGRYNIAELSQNKNKNCHRSSFISGTQRYPHSPKRDKFIQERLRPINVPLDRRSFLLQPEGPFK from the exons atggaggaaataaGGTTTCAAGAGGCCCCTTTCAGAACCCAATCAGCCAg GTGTGATGTTCCTGGAGTCCATCCTGCAAACAGGAGAGTAGGAACCTACACTCAGATCCCCCACTGCAAGAGAATGATAAGTGACTTG AAAACCAGGATTGGTCCAGGCACATACAAGATCACCAGTTTCACTGAGGAACTGGAAAAGAAACCTGGCAGCTTGAGAGGAATCTGTGAGACTAGAGAGAAGCGTTTTAAAGACTGCCAG AGCTTTACCCCAGGACCAGGTACTTACGGTAAAGGGGGAATCCCTTCAGCAGCTctggaggagaaggagagaatgTCTGTGGGGATCTGTCCCTCCATGGGCCATGCCAATCAGCATCGCTTTGATACAAACACTATG GGCAGTGGCTTAGGTCCAGGGATATACAATCTGAAAAGCTCCACTGAGCTGATATTGAGTCGCAGAGTCAGTAAAAGAGGCCCATATGACCTGTCCACTGGTAATGGAAACTTCTTCACTGCCACT AAATGGGTGGGTCCAGACCCAGGCAAGTACCCCAAAGAGTTGCCCAAGTTTGGCGAGGAGCTGCAGAAGCCTGAGAAGAAGAAGCACGGGGTGTTTGGAAGTAGGGAAAAATACCCTGCTATCCCTACTGAGAGAATCTACCTATCAACCTTGTCTCAGTGCCCACGGACTGCA ACATCTCCCGGCCCAGGCTGGTACAATATTACTCCCATGACTCTCAAGTATCGATCGGGAAGTGGTAAACAAGCCCCCTTCCTCTCCACTGCCCCACGGATGAGCAAGAGGACAGAGAAGCTGAAGAATAAAAACCAT AATCCAATTGGGCCTGGTCGTTACAACATTGCAGAGTTGAGTcagaacaagaacaaaaattGCCATAGATCATCATTTATATCTGGCACCCAGCGCTACCCACACAGCCCCAAAAGAGACAAGTTCATCCA gGAGAGACTCAGGCCTATCAATGTTCCTTTGGACAGGAGATCGTTTCTCTTGCAACCAGAGGGTCCCTTCAAATGA
- the si:dkeyp-51f12.2 gene encoding uncharacterized protein si:dkeyp-51f12.2, with amino-acid sequence MPSLHHGAVFIGVFLIVTGGSTAFLTSSQSRLQAFSLCCVVLGAVMLILGLFWAMNGKSRQGSYTNEYTHDYGHVLFSPPPGSHFPESQSVFLHRTLERQRRGLYGDDFDYPPMEPTCFSPAARGPPAQWEMEPPPPYEVAIKTTCSSTNMRRSYSDTLLPTEPLFSRSREISFEV; translated from the exons ATGCCTTCTCTGCATCATGGCGCCGTGTTCATTGGCGTCTTCCTCATCGTCACCGGCGGCTCGACCGCCTTCCTCACGTCTAGCCAGAGCAGACTGCAGGCGTTCAGCCTGTGCTGCGTGGTGCTAGGCGCAGTCATGCTCATCCTCGGCCTCTTTTGGGCCATGAACGGCAAGAGCCGCCAGGGCTCCTACACTAATGAATACACGCACGACTACGGGCACGTGCTGTTCAGCCCGCCGCCCGGGAGCCACTTCCCGGAGTCCCAGTCCGTCTTCTTGCACAG aACTTTGGAACGGCAGAGACGAGGGCTGTACGGGGATGATTTTGACTACCCTCCCATGGAGCCGACATGTTTCAGCCCAGCTGCTCGAGGGCCACCAGCCCAATGGGAGATGGAACCTCCACCTCCATATGAAGTGGCCATCAAAACTACATGCAGCTCTACGAACATGCGACGCAGTTACTCGGACACACTGTTGCCCACTGAGCCGCTCTTCAGTCGCTCTCGCGAGATCAGCTTTGAAGTGTAA
- the dhcr24 gene encoding delta(24)-sterol reductase, whose translation MDPVLYLGVLVILLLLWIRIKGLDYVLIHQRWIFVCLFLLPLSVVFDAYYYVRAWIIFKMCSAPKLHKQRVRDIQRQVREWKKEGGKAYMCTGRPGWLTVSLRVGKYKKTHKNIKINMMDILEVDTERQVVRVEPLVNMGQVTALLNSIGWTLPVLPELDDLTVGGLVMGTGIESSSHIYGLFQHICVAFELVLADGSLVRCTEKENSELFYSVPWSCGTLGFLVAAEIHIIPARKWVRLCYKPVRGLDAICKVFAEESANKENHFVEGLQYSLNEAVIMTGVMTDHAEPDKINRIGHFYKPWFFKHVEKYLKEDGIGVEYIPLRHYYHRHTRSIFWELQDIIPFGNNPLFRYLFGWMVPPKISLLKLTQGETIRRLYEQHHVVQDMLVPMKHMHTAISHFHKNIHVYPLWLCPFILPSRPGMVHPKGDEDELYVDIGAYGEPQVKHFEARASTRQLEKFVRDVHGFQMLYADVYMDQQEFWEMFDGELYHKLREELDCEQAFPEVYNKICKAARH comes from the exons ATGGATCCAGTGCTGTATCTCGGTGTTTTGGTTATTTTGTTGCTTCTGTGGATCAGGATAAAAGGCTTAGATTATGTTCTAATTCACCAGCGATGGATATTTGTTTGCCTTTTCCTTCTGCCCTTGTCTGTGGTGTTTGATGCCTATTATTATGTGCGAGCTTGGATCATCTTTAAGATGTGCTCAGCGCCCAAGCTGCACAAGCAGCGGGTCCGGGACATCCAGAGACAG GTTCGTGAGTGGAAGAAGGAGGGAGGAAAGGCATATATGTGCACTGGACGTCCTGGCTGGCTGACCGTGTCTCTGAGGGTGGGGAAATATAAGAAGACTCACAAGAATATAAAAATCAATATGATGGATATTCTAGAGGTGGACACAGAAAGACAG GTGGTACGTGTGGAGCCCTTGGTAAATATGGGTCAAGTGACAGCCTTATTGAATTCCATCGGCTGGACGCTGCCTGTATTACCTGAGCTTGATGATCTCACAGTAG ggGGTTTGGTAATGGGCACAGGGATTGAGTCCTCGTCTCATATTTATGGCCTGTTCCAACACATCTGTGTGGCTTTTGAGCTGGTACTGGCAGATGGCAGTCTGGTTCGCTGCACTGAG AAAGAGAACTCGGAGCTGTTCTATTCAGTCCCGTGGTCCTGCGGAACCCTGGGCTTCTTGGTGGCAGCTGAGATTCACATTATTCCAGCTCGGAAGTGGGTGAGGCTGTGCTACAAGCCCGTGCGGGGTTTGGATGCCATCTGTAAGGTGTTTGCAGAGGAGTCAGCTAACAAAGAGAACCATTTTGTGGAAGGGCTGCAGTATTCGCTCAACGAGGCTGTTATTATGACTGGAGTTATGACTGACCACGCCGAGCCTGACAAG ATCAATCGCATTGGTCACTTCTACAAGCCCTGGTTCTTTAAGCACGTGGAGAAGTACCTGAAGGAGGATGGAATTGGTGTGGAGTACATCCCACTCAGACACtactaccacagacacacacgaaGCATCTTCTGGGAGCTACAG GACATCATTCCTTTTGGGAATAACCCGCTGTTCAGGTATTTGTTTGGCTGGATGGTTCCTCCTAAGATCTCCCTGCTGAAGCTGACTCAGGGCGAGACCATCCGCCGGCTTTACGAGCAGCATCACGTGGTTCAGGACATGCTGGTGCCCATGAAACACATGCACACGGCCATCTCACACTTCCACAAGAACATTCAT gtGTATCCCTTATGGCTGTGCCCATTCATATTGCCCAGTCGGCCAGGCATGGTGCATCCTAAAGGAGATGAAGATGAGCTGTATGTGGATATTGGAGCATACGGGGAACCCCAAGTCAAACACTTTGAGGCTCGGGCCTCAACACGCCAGCTTGAGAAGTTTGTCCGAGATGTACAcgg TTTCCAGATGCTTTATGCTGATGTGTACATGGACCAGCAAGAATTCTGGGAAATGTTTGATGGTGAGCTGTATCATAAGCTAAGGGAGGAGCTGGACTGTGAGCAGGCATTTCCTGAAGTGTACAACAAAATCTGCAAAGCTGCAAGACACTAA
- the si:dkeyp-51f12.3 gene encoding uncharacterized protein si:dkeyp-51f12.3, producing the protein MMFATVYTGAFGSALAALGFGVLIYSFCRVMKSSNHNMTIPGHFLLHSRTGTQYTYEQAIALQRRLDRIRRASAEERRSAQNPPPVLTSLQSLPGTPPPWDMEPPPSYETVMKTTTLPQPAMIMTQPS; encoded by the exons ATGATGTTTGCTACAGTGTACACTGGTGCATTTGGGTCAGCCCTTGCTGCCCTTGGCTTCGGTGTTCTCATCTACTCCTTCTGCAGAGTGATGAAGTCCAGCAACCATAACATGACCATCCCAGGTCACTTCCTGCTGCACTCACGCACCGGCACCCAGTACACGTATGAGCAAGCCATCGCTTTGCAGAG GCGGCTGGACAGGATCCGCAGGGCTTCAGCAGAAGAGCGGCGCTCAGCCCAGAACCCCCCTCCAGTACTCACCAGTCTCCAAAGCCTACCTGGAACGCCACCTCCCTGGGACATGGAGCCTCCCCCATCCTATGAAACTGTCATGAAGACCACCACCCTCCCACAGCCAGCTATGATTATGACTCAGCCTTCCTGA
- the si:ch211-121a2.4 gene encoding transmembrane protein 205: MTTDQEPPVSAKLFHLIFLSTFWGMQIWVTFISGFVMDSHLNRHTYGFIQSRLFPFYLHIGSACAFFNLTIFAMYHPSDLLDDKEAFQIFVFFVCVTVAAVNAQWFGQLTSEIMADMHVIEQACGLGQDIGLSSNREAYSKLCDKDPKYKQLSNRLWLYHLLSSFCNICCIVCNGYSLYYLAENLNTL; the protein is encoded by the exons ATGACCACGGACCAGGAGCCGCCTGTCAGTGCAAAACTTTTTCACCTTATCTTCCTCTCCACCTTTTGGGGCATGCAGATATGGGTCACCTTCATCTCTG GGTTTGTTATGGACAGCCATCTAAACAGACACACCTACGGCTTTATTCAGAGTCGACTCTTCCCTTTCTATCTGCACATCGGCTCGGCCTGTGCGTTCTTCAACCTCACTATTTTTGCCATGTACCATCCCAGTGACCTGCTGGATGATAAAGAGGCCTTTCAG atctttgttttctttgtgtgtgtgactgtggcAGCCGTGAATGCCCAGTGGTTTGGCCAGTTAACCTCCGAAATCATGGCGGACATGCACGTGATTGAGCAGGCTTGTGGGCTGGGCCAGGACATTGGGCTCTCATCCAACCGCGAAGCCTACTCCAAACTGTGCGACAAAGACCCCAAGTACAAGCAGCTGAGCAACCGTCTGTGGCTTTACCACCTCCTCTCATCTTTCTGTAACATCTGCTGTATTGTGTGCAATGGGTACAGCCTTTATTACCTGGCAGAGAACCTTAATACGCTTTGA